From Hippoglossus stenolepis isolate QCI-W04-F060 chromosome 6, HSTE1.2, whole genome shotgun sequence, a single genomic window includes:
- the tmem106c gene encoding transmembrane protein 106C, which translates to MGTRWSRSGSSLSPLLERPSSGQRGEDRGSDDDSLDGLDRREDIAQFPYVEFTGKDSITCPTCQGTGRIPSDQVNELVALIPYSDQRLQPQRTKLYVVLSVVLCLLASSLVAFFLFPRLVVVVDDGIRSVTVQFDHTNKKVLMNMTSTLNFSNPNFFSVLVQSVSCQVLYMKTVIGLQQLDNATTILPLGQRQVNYTVSVEIGSSTPYVYAFCTMPSIKVHNIVIFVQTTVKTSYMVRTSQNSLEAYRYIDCGSNTTHHLKAKHLGHPSSSAATSFSAPML; encoded by the exons ATGGGGACGCGGTGGTCGCGAAGCGGCAGCAGCTTGTCGCCGCTCCTGGAGAGACCGAGCTCTGGGCAGCGGGGAGAGGACAGGGGCTCCGACGATGACTCTCTGGACGGGCTCGACCGGCGGGAGGACATAGCCCAGTTCCCGTACGTGGAGTTCACCGGGAAGGACAGCATAACGTGTCCGACCTGTCAGGGCACCGGACGAATCCCGTCAG ATCAAGTCAATGAGCTGGTTGCATTGATCCCGTACAGTGACCAGAGACTGCAGCCCCAAAGAAC GAAGCTGTACGTGGTCTTGTCAGTCGTGCTGTGTCTCCTGGCATCTTCGCTGGTcgccttcttcctcttccctcgcTTGGTGGTCGTGGTGGATGATGGGATACGCTCAGTGACTGTTCAATTCGACCACACCAATAAGAAGGTCCTGATGAACATGACG AGCACACTGAACTTCAGCAACCCAAACTTCTTCTCGGTGCTGGTGCAGAGCGTGAGCTGCCAAGTCCTCTACATGAAAACAGTGATTGGACTACAGCAGCTAGACAACGCCACCACCATCCTGCCACTGGGTCAGCGTCAG GTAAACTACACTGTCAGTGTGGAGATTGGAAGCAGCACACCCTATGTCTA TGCCTTCTGCACCATGCCCAGCATCAAGGTCCACAACATCGTCATATTTGTGCA AACGACGGTGAAAACCTCATACATGGTGCGAACATCCCAGAACAGCCTGGAGGCCTATCGCTACATAGACTGCGGTTCCAACACCACACACCACCTGAAAGCCAAGCACCTTGGGcatccctcctcctcagctgccaCATCCTTCAGCGCCCCCATGCTGTGA
- the LOC118110805 gene encoding PTB domain-containing engulfment adapter protein 1, producing the protein MSDTSEDDNEISFRVKFLGRVEVVRPDGLQILEEAAQSLQTPDEYSTEKAAKKSKVHLFLSLSEIDILENKTKFLLYPCPLSTVSFCAILPSSPKVFGFVARHPAADMYHCYLFQSKTFSHVLVSLIGDAFRASKKEESVRGGRDLIVEALRHKNKMLQRENTELKRRLAGQND; encoded by the exons ATGAGCGACACTTCAGAGGACGACAATGAGATCTCCTTTCGAGTGAAG TTTCTTGGGCGGGTTGAGGTAGTTCGCCCCGATGGACTACAGATCCTGGAGGAAGCAGCTCAGAGCCTCCAG ACGCCTGATGAATACTCCACAGAAAAGGCAGCCAAGAAGAGCAAAGTCCACCTCTTCCTGTCCCTAAGTGAGATAGACATATTGGAAAACAAAACCAAG TTCCTGTTGTACCCGTGTCCTCTCTCCACCGTTTCCTTCTGTGCCATCCTGCCGTCCTCACCCAAAGTCTTCGGCTTTGTGGCCAGACACCCTGCAGCCGACATGTACCACTGTTATCTGTTCCAGAGCAAGACGTTT agTCATGTGCTGGTCTCATTGATTGGAGATGCGTTCCGAGCATCTAAGAAGGAGGAGAGCGTCAGGGGAGGACGAGATCTGATAGTGGAGGCGCTCAGACATAAG AATaaaatgctgcagagagagaacactgagctgaagaggaggcTCGCCGGACAAAATGACTGA
- the sars1 gene encoding serine--tRNA ligase, cytoplasmic yields the protein MVLDLDLFRTDKGGDPEAIREVQRKRFKDVTLVDKLVAADTEWRKCRFTSDNLNKAKNLCSKNIGEKMKKKEPVGEDEAVPEEAQNLESLTAETLSALTVTQIKKVRMLVDEAMEKTDSERIRLEAERFEYQREVGNLLHPSVPISNDEDADNRVERTWGDCTVQKKYSHVDLVVMIDGFEGEKGAVVAGSRGYFLKGPLVFLEQALINYALRILYSKSYTMLYTPFFMRKEVMQEVAQLSQFDDELYKVIGKGSEKSDDNSVDEKYLIATSEQPIAAFLRDEWLKPEDLPIRYAGFSTCFRQEVGSHGRDTRGIFRVHQFEKIEQFVYASPHDGKSWEMFDEMIGTAEEFYQTLGIPYRIVNIVSGALNHAASKKLDLEAWFPGSGAFRELVSCSNCTDYQARRLRIRYGQTKKMMDKAEFVHMLNATMCATTRVMCAILENYQTEEGIIIPEKLRDFMPPGLTEIIKFVKPAPIDQEMSKKAKKHQEGGGGGGKKKKQGGGDRNLPNAMESMSVNDS from the exons GTCGCTTCACCTCAGACAACCTCAACAAGGCAAAGAACCTCTGCAGCAAGAACATCGGGGAGAAAATGAAg AAGAAGGAGCCAGTTGGGGAGGATGAGGCTGTACCTGAAGAAGCACAGAACCTTGAGTCCCTAACAGCTGAAACACTATCG gCCCTGACAGTAACCCAGATCAAAAAGGTGCGTATGTTGGTGGACGAGGCGATGGAGAAAACGGACAGTGAGAGGATAAGGCTGGAGGCGGAGCGCTTTGAGTACCAGAGGGAGGTCGGCAATCTTTTGCACCCATCTGTGCCCATCAGCAATGACGAG GATGCAGACAACAGGGTAGAGCGCACCTGGGGTGACTGCACTGTCCAGAAGAAGTACTCCCATGTCGACCTGGTGGTCATGATCGATGGTTTTGAGGGCGAGAAGGGAGCTGTTGTGGCCGGCAGCAGAGGTTACTTTTTGAAG GGCCCTCTGGTTTTCCTGGAGCAGGCTCTGATCAACTACGCCTTAAGGATCCTGTACAGCAAGAGTTATACAATGCTCTACACACCCTTCTTCATGAGGAAAGAGGTCATGCAGGAAGTCGCCCAGCTCAGCCAGTTTGACGATGAGCTTTACAAG GTCATCGGTAAAGGCAGTGAGAAGTCAGACGACAACTCCGTAGATGAGAAGTACCTCATTGCCACCTCTGAGCAGCCCATCGCAGCCTTCCTGAGGGACGAGTGGCTCAAACCCGAGGACCTGCCCATCCGCTACGCCGGCTTCTCCACCTGcttcagacaggaagtgggcTCCCATGGCCGAGACACCCGCGGGATCTTCAGGGTGCACCAGTTTGAAAAG ATTGAGCAGTTTGTGTATGCCTCCCCACATGATGGCAAATCATGGGAGATGTTTGATGAGATGATAGGGACAGCAGAGGAGTTCTACCAGACGCTAGGAATTCCTTATCGCATCGTCAACATTGTCTCtg GTGCCCTGAATCATGCAGCAAGTAAGAAGCTGGATCTGGAGGCCTGGTTCCCTGGCTCAGGCGCTTTCAGAGAGCTGGTCTCCTGCTCAAACTGCACTGACTACCAGGCCAGGCGCCTCCGCATCCGCTACGGACAGACCAAGAAGATGATGGACAAG GCAGAGTTTGTGCACATGTTGAATGCCACCATGTGCGCGACCACTCGAGTGATGTGTGCCATCCTGGAGAATTACCAAACCGAGGAAGGCATCATTATTCCAGAGAAGCTCAGGGACTTCATGCCTCCAG GTTTGACAGAGATCATCAAGTTTGTCAAGCCCGCTCCTATTGATCAGGAGATGTctaaaaaagcaaagaaacatcaggaaggaggaggaggaggaggcaagaagaagaagcagggtGGAGGAGACCGGAACCTGCCTAACGCCATGGAGAGCATGTCCGTCAACGACTCATAG